A stretch of the Cucurbita pepo subsp. pepo cultivar mu-cu-16 chromosome LG16, ASM280686v2, whole genome shotgun sequence genome encodes the following:
- the LOC111777096 gene encoding WEB family protein At3g02930, chloroplastic, with protein sequence MSTKSKSSTPETPNKTSPATPRVSKLNRGLAKSDSDSHSPLQRSRLSIDRSPRPATSKPAVDRQLPKVATPPDKAQPRGTKVAEIQAQLNVAQEDLKKAKEQIILVENEREKLSNELKEAQKSAEEANEKLKEALVACGRAEESSEIERFRAVEMEQAGLEEAHKKEMEWQKEMEAVRSQHALDVAALLSTSQELQRVKMELAMTTDAKNQALSHADDATKIAEIHVEKAEILSAELTRLKALLDSKLETQSNENGQLITKLESEIESLNLELQKAKSYAEKVKEQDASIEQLNNELKAAKTAETCYEETITAKEASIEQLNIDLEAAKMAETYAHGLVEEWKNRAEDLETQLENANKLERSASESLESVMKQLGHNNDLLHNAELEISALKEQVGLLEMTVKRQKDDMKESEQHLHRTKEKTSEMEKLVVSLRSQLETVMEEKTQALNNEKLAASSVQRLLEEKNQLLNELETSKNEEEKSKKAMESLASALHEISSEARETKEKLLSTQAEHENYESEIENLKMVLKATNERFESMLENSNHEIDILTSTVEESKHKFETSKAEWNEKELHLVDAMKKSEEENSYLEKEIDRLVNLLKHTEEDACKMREEEAQLKDSLKEVEAEVIYLQEALGEAKSESVKLKESLLDKENELQNVHQENEELQTREAVSLKKVEELSKLLEEASAKMQTVENGEPTDSEKDYDLLPKVVEFSEENGKRQEEKNKVEPLIPIEHEEHKFEFPWVDNSADSVDKTEKTDSETTVPNGIDKPKEEEKKDESVQVEYKMWESCKIEKKEFSQEGGEQQEHESIDDEGDSKAEGRESFDRINGVSSENVDDGGNSPSKQAAPQQQEQKKKKPLLKKFGYLLKKKNSVNQKQ encoded by the exons atgTCCACCAAATCTAA ATCTTCTACACCTGAAACTCCCAACAAAACATCGCCTGCTACTCCTCGAGTGAGCAAGCTTAATAGAGGGCTTGCTAAATCAGACTCTGATTCTCATTCTCCTTTGCAAAGGTCTCGGCTCTCGATCGACCGGTCCCCTCGACCTGCAACGTCGAAGCCTGCAGTCGATCGTCAGCTGCCGAAAGTTGCTACCCCACCTGAT AAAGCACAGCCTCGTGGTACCAAAGTTGCTGAGATACAAGCTCAGCTAAATGTGGCTCAGGAGGATCTGAAGAAGGCAAAAGAACAGAtaattttggttgaaaatgagagagaaaagttgAGCAATGAATTGAAAGAAGCACAGAAATCAGCAGAGGAGGCGAATGAGAAGCTCAAGGAAGCTCTGGTGGCGTGCGGTCGAGCTGAAGAGAGTTCCGAGATCGAAAGGTTCCGAGCGGTTGAGATGGAGCAAGCTGGACTTGAGGAAGCACataagaaagaaatggaatgGCAGAAAGAGATGGAAGCTGTGAGGAGCCAACATGCTTTAGATGTTGCAGCTCTCTTGTCCACAAGTCAAGAGCTTCAAAGAGTGAAGATGGAGTTGGCTATGACTACCGACGCTAAGAACCAGGCGTTGAGCCATGCTGATGATGCGACGAAGATCGCCGAAATTCATGTCGAAAAGGCCGAGATTCTCTCTGCTGAGCTAACTAGATTGAAAGCATTGTTAGACTCCAAGCTCGAAACACAGTCGAATGAGAATGGACAATTGATAACGAAGCTTGAATCAGAGATTGAATCTCTAAATTTGGAGCTTCAGAAAGCAAAATCATATGCAGAGAAGGTGAAGGAGCAAGACGCTTCAATCGAGCAGCTTAATAACGAACTAAAAGCTGCAAAAACAGCGGAAACGTGCTACGAGGAAACGATCACGGCAAAAGAGGCTTCCATTGAACAGCTTAATATCGATTTAGAAGCAGCAAAGATGGCTGAGACATACGCACATGGGTTAGTAGAAGAATGGAAAAACCGAGCCGAGGATCTAGAAACACAATTGGAGAACGCAAACAAGCTCGAACGATCAGCATCGGAGTCTCTCGAATCAGTGATGAAACAATTGGGACACAACAATGATCTATTGCATAATGCAGAGCTTGAGATTTCAGCTCTAAAAGAACAGGTAGGTTTGCTGGAAATGACTGTTAAAAGACAGAAAGACGACATGAAAGAGTCCGAGCAGCATCTTCATCGtacaaaggaaaaaacatCAGAAATGGAGAAGTTGGTCGTGTCACTGAGGTCTCAGCTGGAAACTGTCATGGAAGAGAAAACTCAAGCTTTGAATAATGAGAAGCTTGCAGCTTCAAGTGTACAAAGGCTATTAGAAGAGAAAAACCAGCTCTTAAATGAGTTAGAAACCTCCAAGAATGAGGAAGAGAAGAGCAAAAAGGCAATGGAAAGCTTGGCGTCTGCATTACACGAGATCTCATCCGAGGCGAGGGAAACCAAGGAGAAGCTGTTGTCTACTCAAGCCGAGCACGAAAACTACGAATCCGAGATAGAGAATCTTAAGATGGTCTTGAAAGCTACAAACGAGCGATTTGAAAGCATGCTCGAAAACTCAAACCACGAGATCGATATTCTAACGAGTACCGTTGAGGAATCGAAGCACAAATTCGAGACGTCGAAGGCTGAATGGAACGAGAAAGAGCTTCACTTGGTGGACGCTATGAAGAAATCAGAAGAAGAGAACTCTTACTTAGAAAAGGAAATAGATAGGCTTGTGAATTTGCTTAAACATACTGAGGAAGATGCTTGTAAGATgagggaagaagaagctcAGCTAAAGGATAGCTTAAAGGAAGTAGAAGCGGAAGTGATCTATTTGCAGGAGGCGCTCGGAGAAGCGAAATCCGAGAGCGTGAAACTGAAGGAAAGCTTACTAGACAAAGAGAACGAGTTGCAGAACGTTCATCAAGAAAACGAGGAGCTTCAAACTCGGGAAGCTGTTTCTCTTAAGAAAGTTGAGGAATTATCCAAGTTGCTTGAGGAAGCTTCTGCTAAAATGCAAACCGTAGAGAACGGTGAGCCAACAGACAGCGAGAAGGACTACGATTTACTACCGAAAGTAGTCGAATTCTCCGAAGAGAACGGTAAACGACaggaagagaagaacaaagtgGAGCCCTTGATACCCATTGAACATGAAGAACACAAATTTGAGTTTCCATGGGTAGATAACAGTGCTGATTCAGTCGACAAGACGGAGAAAACGGACTCGGAAACAACGGTTCCAAACGGAATCGATAaaccaaaagaagaagagaaaaaagatgAATCAGTACAAGTTGAATACAAAATGTGGGAGAGCTGCaagattgaaaagaaagagttcTCACAAGAGGGAggagaacaacaagaacacgAATCCATTGATGACGAAGGGGACTCGAAAGCAGAGGGCAGAGAGAGTTTCGATCGGATAAACGGGGTAAGCTCAGAAAATGTAGACGATGGTGGAAACTCGCCGTCAAAGCAGGCGGCACCGCAGCAGCAggaacagaagaagaagaagccattgCTGAAAAAGTTTGGATATcttctgaagaagaagaacagtgTGAACCAGAAACAGTGA